The following coding sequences lie in one Ostrea edulis chromosome 8, xbOstEdul1.1, whole genome shotgun sequence genomic window:
- the LOC130049656 gene encoding uncharacterized protein LOC130049656, with protein MAEGRREPIYNFQTLPGFRYRLVVVAEERVGENWVVRSQNDLSTFSPFDRSGAREIVNRVRQEYEGRSHRRTARMSTATRPRRRAPQPPSPPPPYSPATPTAPPPAIPSAPEEYSPVPMSESPASPVEYSPRSPSPAPPPSPPRPAAPARPPPPTIRSAGRTPPPRPTHAPVASHPPRNHPMTVPGWADRAVPIWFKCPVCWQDRVHSGITCRGCGQRPACCLCVERIEERRHTRGRCPLCRFTGARH; from the coding sequence ATGGCTGAAGGAAGAAGAGAGCCGATCTACAATTTCCAGACTCTGCCTGGCTTTCGGTACCGGCTGGTAGTGGTGGCTGAGGAGCGGGTAGGGGAGAATTGGGTCGTCCGTTCTCAGAACGACCTGAGTACCTTCTCCCCTTTCGACCGCAGTGGGGCCCGTGAGATCGTGAACCGGGTGCGGCAAGAGTATGAAGGGAGGAGTCACCGCCGCACCGCCCGGATGTCCACGGCTACAAGACCACGCCGACGGGCCCCACAGCCAccctcaccaccaccaccttacTCCCCGGCGACGCCTACAGCACCACCACCAGCGATACCATCGGCACCGGAGGAATACAGCCCGGTGCCGATGAGCGAGTCGCCAGCGTCACCGGTGGAGTACTCACCGAGGTCACCGTCCCCCGCGCCACCACCATCACCACCGAGACCAGCAGCCCCTGCAAGACCCCCACCACCTACCATCCGGTCTGCAGGGAGGACTCCGCCACCGAGACCAACCCACGCACCTGTGGCAAGTCATCCCCCGAGGAACCACCCTATGACTGTCCCTGGCTGGGCAGATAGGGCGGTTCCTATCTGGTTTAAGTGCCCTGTCTGCTGGCAAGACAGGGTACACTCCGGTATTACGTGTAGGGGATGTGGGCAGCGCCCAGCTTGCTGCCTGTGCGTGGAGCGGATAGAGGAGCGGCGACACACCCGGGGACGGTGCCCGTTATGCCGGTTTACCGGAGCCAGGCATTAA